From a region of the Sporanaerobacter acetigenes DSM 13106 genome:
- the iadA gene encoding beta-aspartyl-peptidase — protein sequence MIIIKNIEVYNPEYMGRKDVLVCGEKIVLIEDNIEIFSEKIQTIDGAGKKLIPGFIDNHVHIVGGGGEGSFRTRVPEITLSKLIESGITTVVGLLGTDATTRSVENLVAKAKALKEEGISAYALTGAYELPSPTLTNSVKKDIVFVEEIIGVKIALSDHRSSSLTKAELARLASDARVAGMLSGKAGIVVAHMGDGEKGLGMVNEVLMETDIPIRTIRPTHVNRREELLMESFEYAKNGGIIDLTCGSNKELSPGKVIQRAELEGVPLENITISSDGYGSWSRYDDKGNMTKIGVSQVSSLYEEFGTMVLELGLDMEKSLKFFTSNVSRALNLYPQKGTIMEGSDADFLIVDDNLEIKTVIAKGQLMMVDGKLLKTGTYE from the coding sequence GTGATAATTATAAAAAATATAGAAGTTTATAATCCAGAATATATGGGGAGAAAAGATGTTTTGGTTTGCGGCGAAAAAATAGTTTTGATAGAAGATAATATAGAAATTTTCTCTGAAAAAATTCAAACAATAGATGGAGCAGGGAAAAAATTAATTCCTGGATTTATAGACAATCATGTACATATTGTCGGAGGTGGAGGTGAAGGCAGTTTTAGAACAAGGGTACCTGAAATTACTTTGTCCAAGCTTATAGAAAGTGGAATCACAACTGTAGTAGGACTTTTGGGGACTGATGCTACAACAAGAAGCGTAGAAAACCTTGTGGCAAAAGCTAAGGCTTTGAAAGAAGAAGGAATTTCCGCTTATGCACTTACTGGGGCCTATGAACTTCCTTCGCCAACTTTGACGAATTCAGTGAAAAAAGATATTGTGTTTGTAGAAGAGATAATTGGAGTTAAGATAGCTTTATCAGATCACAGATCATCTAGTTTGACTAAAGCTGAACTTGCAAGACTTGCTTCAGATGCGAGGGTTGCTGGAATGCTCAGCGGAAAAGCAGGTATAGTAGTAGCTCATATGGGGGATGGAGAAAAAGGGCTTGGTATGGTAAATGAAGTTCTCATGGAGACAGATATACCAATTAGAACCATAAGGCCTACTCATGTGAACCGTAGAGAAGAGCTATTGATGGAATCTTTTGAGTATGCTAAAAACGGTGGTATAATTGATTTGACCTGTGGATCAAATAAAGAATTGTCTCCAGGAAAAGTTATTCAAAGAGCAGAACTAGAAGGAGTTCCATTAGAAAACATAACTATTAGCTCTGATGGATATGGAAGCTGGTCTCGATATGATGATAAGGGCAATATGACTAAAATAGGAGTATCTCAAGTAAGTAGTCTCTATGAAGAATTTGGAACAATGGTGTTGGAACTAGGGCTTGATATGGAAAAATCCTTGAAGTTTTTCACAAGCAATGTATCAAGGGCACTTAATCTTTATCCACAAAAAGGTACAATAATGGAAGGTTCAGATGCAGATTTTCTAATTGTAGATGACAATCTTGAAATAAAAACTGTGATTGCCAAAGGTCAGTTGATGATGGTTGATGGAAAATTGTTAAAGACAGGAACATATGAATAA
- a CDS encoding HD-GYP domain-containing protein: protein MAKKHVDVKMCRENAIIAEDVFSDDGVLIVSKNTFLTNYIMDKLNYFNIETIVIYEFDNVDNELGGYESHIRSFKEEYDSNVYLVKKVIVDLSKGEELDFDAIEKISLSLFHEVSYGNSAVRYINRLKVFDDYTYHHCINVGIYTALIGKWLGCDDEKMKEFAMAGILHDIGKYRIPVEVLNKRGVLTKEEVELLEKHPVFGYEMVKDDENIGTNIKDAILSHHERKDGSGYPYGLRGNRIGKDARIVAVADFYEALTSNRPYRQKVSPFEAIKIFEASGMETYDLSVAMTFFKNIVNCYIGEKVKLSDGRIGEIVYVPPYDLINPIIKIGEEIIDLSRDTDIKIESLV, encoded by the coding sequence ATGGCAAAAAAACATGTTGATGTAAAAATGTGTAGGGAAAATGCAATTATTGCAGAAGATGTTTTTAGTGATGATGGGGTGCTTATAGTTTCCAAAAATACTTTTTTGACAAATTATATAATGGACAAGCTAAATTATTTCAATATTGAAACTATTGTTATATATGAATTTGACAATGTGGATAATGAACTGGGCGGATATGAATCTCATATAAGAAGTTTCAAAGAAGAATATGATTCAAATGTATATTTAGTTAAAAAGGTAATTGTAGATTTATCTAAAGGAGAAGAGTTGGATTTTGATGCTATTGAGAAAATATCGCTATCTTTATTTCATGAAGTAAGTTATGGAAATAGTGCTGTCAGATATATAAACAGATTAAAGGTTTTTGATGATTATACTTATCATCATTGTATCAATGTAGGTATTTATACAGCATTGATAGGTAAATGGCTAGGATGTGATGATGAAAAGATGAAAGAATTTGCTATGGCTGGAATATTACATGATATAGGGAAGTATAGAATTCCTGTTGAAGTACTAAATAAAAGGGGAGTTTTGACAAAAGAAGAAGTAGAGCTATTAGAAAAACATCCAGTATTTGGTTATGAAATGGTTAAGGATGATGAGAATATAGGAACAAATATAAAGGATGCAATATTGTCTCATCATGAGAGAAAAGATGGGAGTGGATATCCATATGGATTGAGGGGAAATAGAATTGGCAAGGATGCTAGAATTGTAGCAGTAGCTGATTTTTATGAAGCCCTTACTTCAAATAGACCATATAGACAAAAAGTTTCTCCTTTTGAGGCTATAAAGATATTTGAGGCAAGTGGAATGGAAACTTATGATTTAAGTGTTGCAATGACTTTCTTTAAAAATATTGTGAATTGTTACATAGGAGAAAAAGTAAAATTGAGTGATGGAAGGATTGGAGAAATAGTTTATGTTCCACCTTATGATTTGATAAATCCCATCATAAAAATAGGTGAAGAAATAATTGATTTGTCAAGAGATACAGATATAAAAATTGAAAGCTTGGTCTAA
- a CDS encoding LacI family DNA-binding transcriptional regulator, producing MSTIKDVANLANVSVATVSRVMNSSDYVSEETRAKVLNAIEELKYKPSSAARVLAGKKMMSIALVVPDISNPFFSELARAVEDVAQKNGFSLFIGNFYNKNTREKDYIKSMSNKYIDGFIFASSTLTEEDIDTLIKKEIPMVVMDRAATIGGCTVIKCKNYDGACIATNHLIQLGCREIAHISGPGEFVTSMERLKGFEDTLKSHGLYNPSLISHGDFTIDGGRQAMRSLLNTHPNIDGVFAANDLMAIGAMKELKAMGKEVPRDVSVCGFDGVQIGDIVEPGLTTIAQPIYELGSLASQTIIDATMGKLNSKDTYELDIKLVERGSTGKMRV from the coding sequence GTGTCTACTATAAAAGATGTGGCTAATTTGGCTAATGTTTCTGTTGCAACAGTTTCTAGGGTCATGAATAGTAGTGACTATGTGAGTGAAGAGACTAGAGCAAAAGTTTTAAATGCAATAGAAGAATTAAAGTATAAGCCAAGTAGCGCAGCCAGGGTATTGGCAGGAAAGAAAATGATGTCTATAGCACTAGTTGTTCCAGATATATCAAATCCCTTTTTTTCAGAATTGGCTAGAGCAGTAGAGGATGTAGCACAAAAAAATGGATTTAGTTTATTTATTGGGAATTTTTACAACAAAAATACGAGAGAAAAAGATTACATAAAGTCGATGAGCAACAAGTATATAGATGGATTTATTTTTGCTTCAAGTACTTTAACCGAAGAAGATATAGATACTTTAATAAAAAAGGAAATACCAATGGTAGTTATGGATAGAGCTGCAACTATTGGAGGATGTACTGTCATAAAGTGTAAGAATTATGATGGGGCTTGTATTGCTACAAATCATTTGATTCAATTGGGTTGTAGAGAAATAGCACATATATCTGGCCCTGGTGAGTTTGTTACATCTATGGAAAGATTGAAGGGGTTTGAAGATACACTAAAGAGTCACGGCTTATATAATCCAAGCTTAATTTCACATGGAGATTTCACCATTGATGGAGGTAGACAAGCCATGAGATCTCTTTTGAACACACATCCCAATATAGATGGAGTATTTGCTGCCAATGATTTAATGGCTATTGGTGCTATGAAGGAACTAAAGGCTATGGGAAAGGAGGTCCCAAGAGACGTTTCTGTTTGTGGATTTGATGGAGTTCAAATTGGGGATATAGTTGAACCTGGACTTACTACTATTGCCCAACCAATTTATGAATTGGGTTCTCTTGCATCTCAAACTATTATAGATGCCACAATGGGAAAACTCAATTCAAAAGATACTTATGAGCTCGACATAAAGTTAGTTGAAAGAGGCTCAACAGGTAAAATGAGAGTCTAA
- a CDS encoding NAD(P)H-dependent oxidoreductase yields the protein MNRVLKELSEQNESIKVAIIGAGKMGRGLVNQMSRIKGMIPSIVVNRNVEKAIYALELAGIRKEDIAVSNSVSETNAFIEKGKYVVSEYIDVAVKANEIQAVVDATGVPEAGAEIAMAAIKNHKHIIMLNVEADSVVGPILYRYAKEEGVVYTGTAGDEPGAAIELYDFAVGLGFEVLAMGKGKNNPVDFSANPDTVYKEAIKKELKPNMLAGFIDGTNTMIELNCMGNATGFVPDIRGCHGIESNINDLKDHLRLKKDGGVLESFYIVDYVRGIAPGVYLLFTTDLEEIHSQLEYLKMGSGPNYLLYRPYHLTSLETPFTIYNACVNNESTIAPICGAVADTITVAKKDLKAGDTLDGIGGYTVYGSLEKYEIAKSENLVPIGLINDRTVVTRNVKKGEFITYDMIDLDESTLLYELRQKQEKCKNMSKIL from the coding sequence ATGAATAGAGTATTAAAAGAGTTGTCAGAACAAAATGAGTCGATAAAAGTAGCCATAATAGGGGCTGGAAAGATGGGCAGAGGATTGGTCAATCAGATGAGTAGAATCAAAGGAATGATTCCATCTATAGTAGTGAATAGAAATGTAGAAAAGGCAATATATGCTCTTGAATTGGCAGGAATAAGAAAAGAAGATATAGCCGTATCAAATTCTGTAAGTGAAACGAATGCTTTTATTGAGAAAGGAAAGTATGTTGTATCTGAATACATAGATGTTGCAGTAAAGGCTAATGAAATACAAGCAGTGGTAGATGCTACAGGAGTTCCAGAGGCTGGGGCAGAGATTGCAATGGCAGCAATAAAAAATCATAAGCATATCATAATGCTAAATGTAGAGGCTGATTCAGTTGTGGGACCTATATTATATAGATATGCAAAAGAGGAAGGAGTAGTATATACAGGAACTGCAGGGGATGAGCCTGGAGCAGCTATAGAACTTTATGATTTTGCAGTTGGCTTGGGATTTGAGGTTTTAGCTATGGGAAAAGGAAAGAACAATCCTGTGGATTTTTCCGCAAATCCTGATACAGTGTATAAAGAAGCTATAAAAAAGGAATTAAAACCTAATATGTTAGCTGGATTTATTGATGGAACCAATACTATGATAGAACTTAATTGTATGGGCAATGCAACTGGATTTGTTCCTGATATTAGAGGATGTCATGGTATAGAGAGCAATATAAATGATTTAAAAGATCATTTAAGACTAAAAAAAGATGGAGGAGTTCTTGAAAGTTTTTATATAGTCGATTATGTGAGGGGAATTGCTCCTGGAGTGTATCTTTTATTTACAACAGATTTAGAAGAAATACATAGTCAATTGGAATATTTGAAAATGGGTTCAGGTCCAAACTATCTTCTTTATAGACCATATCATCTCACTAGTTTAGAAACCCCCTTTACTATTTATAATGCATGTGTGAACAATGAGTCTACAATAGCTCCTATTTGCGGTGCGGTAGCGGATACTATCACAGTAGCAAAAAAAGATTTAAAAGCTGGAGATACATTGGACGGCATAGGAGGATATACGGTTTATGGAAGTTTAGAAAAATATGAAATAGCCAAAAGTGAAAACTTAGTCCCTATAGGGTTGATAAATGATAGAACTGTGGTGACTAGAAATGTAAAGAAAGGCGAATTCATTACTTATGACATGATAGATTTAGATGAATCTACATTATTATATGAACTTCGACAAAAACAAGAAAAATGCAAAAATATGTCTAAAATTTTATGA
- a CDS encoding aminopeptidase C — MNEKAVTNELIERCSRYYNSDLNNKVYSDAVIRNGLVDVALNHEAVADMHYHFSEEIDVGDVTNQKKTGRCWMFAALNCVRHGISESLQMKDKNFELSQNYTFFWDKLEKSNLFLENIISTIDKDIDDHEVIGLLNSPVEEGGRWGLFAKLIEKYGVVPKYAMPDSKTSEDSKVLNQILNEKMREYAKVLRKMYRENKSIEIIRDKKEEMLIDIYNILCHFLGEPPKTFDFEYRDVNGDFHREKDITPLDFYNKYSTVKPKDYIVLVNYPAEDKPFGKTYSIKYHGNVVDDEPIKYLNVDINTLKELAIAQIKGGEQVSFGCDVGKMSHREFGIMDMNLFNYETVLNTKFDMNKEERLMYRASGSSHVMTFTGVNLVNGKPNRWKVQNSWGEAAGNKGFYIMSDEWFDEYVLRVAINKKYVSEEILRAYEQEPIILDPWNTLGPVF; from the coding sequence ATGAATGAAAAAGCAGTAACAAATGAACTTATTGAAAGATGTTCAAGGTATTATAATTCAGATTTAAATAACAAGGTATATTCAGATGCTGTCATAAGAAATGGTCTTGTTGATGTGGCACTAAATCATGAAGCTGTTGCAGATATGCATTATCATTTTTCAGAAGAAATAGATGTAGGAGATGTGACAAATCAAAAGAAAACAGGAAGATGCTGGATGTTTGCTGCTTTGAACTGTGTGAGACATGGTATTTCTGAAAGCTTACAGATGAAAGATAAAAACTTTGAGCTTTCTCAAAATTATACATTTTTCTGGGACAAGCTAGAAAAGTCAAATTTATTTTTAGAAAACATAATATCTACTATTGACAAGGATATAGATGATCATGAAGTAATTGGACTTTTAAATTCTCCCGTAGAAGAAGGAGGAAGATGGGGATTATTTGCGAAACTTATAGAAAAGTATGGAGTAGTTCCTAAATATGCAATGCCAGATTCAAAAACTTCAGAAGATTCAAAAGTATTAAATCAAATATTGAATGAAAAGATGAGAGAATATGCCAAAGTATTGAGAAAAATGTACAGAGAAAACAAATCTATTGAAATTATAAGAGATAAAAAAGAAGAAATGCTAATAGACATTTACAATATTTTATGTCATTTTCTTGGAGAACCACCAAAGACTTTTGATTTTGAATATAGGGATGTAAATGGAGATTTTCACAGAGAAAAAGATATAACTCCATTGGACTTTTACAATAAATATTCCACAGTAAAACCAAAGGACTATATAGTACTTGTGAATTATCCAGCAGAAGATAAACCTTTTGGGAAAACCTATTCTATAAAATATCATGGCAATGTAGTAGATGATGAGCCAATTAAGTATCTAAATGTTGATATAAATACTTTAAAAGAATTGGCTATAGCTCAAATCAAGGGCGGAGAGCAGGTTTCCTTCGGCTGTGATGTAGGAAAGATGTCTCATAGAGAATTTGGAATAATGGACATGAATTTGTTTAATTATGAAACTGTTTTAAATACTAAATTTGATATGAATAAAGAAGAAAGACTTATGTACAGAGCTAGCGGCTCATCCCATGTAATGACTTTTACTGGAGTCAATCTTGTAAATGGCAAGCCAAATAGATGGAAAGTTCAAAATAGCTGGGGAGAAGCAGCAGGAAACAAAGGCTTCTATATAATGAGTGATGAGTGGTTTGATGAATATGTTTTAAGAGTGGCTATCAATAAAAAATATGTATCTGAAGAAATATTGAGAGCTTACGAACAAGAACCAATAATATTAGATCCTTGGAACACATTAGGCCCAGTATTCTGA
- a CDS encoding aspartyl-phosphate phosphatase Spo0E family protein, with product MRRKGELINLIEEIEEVKYRLYDLINKNEYNLSAPEVIELSRYLDELIRDYYKFKLKNIDI from the coding sequence TTGAGAAGGAAGGGAGAATTGATAAATCTCATAGAAGAAATTGAGGAAGTTAAATATAGGCTTTATGATTTGATAAATAAAAATGAATATAATTTAAGTGCTCCAGAGGTCATTGAATTGAGCAGGTATTTAGATGAGCTCATTAGAGATTATTATAAATTTAAGCTAAAGAATATAGACATATAG
- a CDS encoding DUF7508 domain-containing protein has protein sequence MKWNPIDERDGRIADKGRWYNLENAEKKTPNIGGVYVFIDSDMDVKYIGKAGIGELRNEIQNAISSEKSKSVTRVGWFATNSKEFVDALEREWTDKYRPINNL, from the coding sequence ATGAAGTGGAATCCAATTGATGAAAGAGATGGAAGAATAGCAGATAAAGGGAGGTGGTACAATTTAGAAAATGCTGAAAAGAAAACTCCAAATATAGGAGGAGTGTATGTTTTTATTGATTCTGACATGGATGTGAAATATATAGGAAAGGCTGGAATAGGAGAATTAAGGAACGAAATACAAAATGCAATTTCAAGTGAAAAATCAAAATCGGTAACTAGAGTAGGTTGGTTTGCAACAAATTCAAAGGAATTTGTTGATGCTTTGGAGAGAGAATGGACGGATAAATATAGACCAATAAACAATTTATAA
- a CDS encoding flavin reductase family protein, translating into MKKKNIGAVFALYPTPDTIIGTEVDGKVNWVNIAHIGIVGMDKVMLSMHKSHYSNKGIKQNKTASVNLVNKDMLIKADYVGIVSGHKVDKSDVFEYYYGNLKAAPLIKDSPISMECELVDNYETEDEDNFILKVVNTYVNEDVLDENGNIAYEKAKPVLFEMPTKSYLETGNKVGNCWSDGKKFK; encoded by the coding sequence ATGAAAAAGAAAAACATAGGTGCTGTATTTGCACTATATCCAACTCCAGATACTATAATAGGGACTGAAGTTGACGGCAAAGTAAATTGGGTAAATATCGCCCATATAGGCATAGTTGGAATGGACAAAGTGATGTTAAGTATGCACAAGTCACATTACTCTAATAAGGGAATAAAACAAAATAAAACTGCATCAGTAAATTTAGTCAATAAAGATATGCTAATTAAAGCTGATTATGTGGGAATCGTTTCTGGGCACAAAGTAGACAAATCTGATGTATTCGAGTATTATTATGGAAATCTAAAAGCTGCACCTTTAATTAAAGATTCCCCTATTTCTATGGAATGTGAACTTGTAGACAACTACGAAACAGAAGATGAAGATAATTTTATATTAAAGGTAGTAAATACTTATGTAAATGAAGATGTACTAGATGAAAATGGCAATATAGCTTATGAAAAGGCAAAGCCTGTACTATTTGAAATGCCAACAAAATCTTATCTAGAAACAGGAAACAAAGTGGGAAATTGCTGGAGTGATGGGAAAAAATTTAAATAA
- a CDS encoding ABC transporter substrate-binding protein — protein MFDIFKRKSNAKGDKLEETTYVAASSEEDSAVELQLNLIKQNEENLLHNLGGRIEDSANQTENLINAIDSIANRVEEQVRHIYSVVDEIGHYSAMAEELHASSSDSYRTASATLDIVEEGSKAVNNTIESMDEINQSMSNVLNEIDSLKTSIGQIEDVLNIIRGIAKQTNLLALNANIEAARAGDAGRGFAVVATEVKKLADRSAESADHISDIIKNIQENVNTTIRAVDDSSIKVREGSSVAQESRKAFQEIEEAIKGMIHLINEITEAISTQTSSLESIVLSTDEMQQSSEKAMSMVESAMMNTQFTMATLKELNQVTKLLDGMTKKLLEQQEVVGEKEPTIINLALSSPLQTLDPAMTNVMETLRFLNNIHTGLLTISDTGDVLPSIAKNWHVEDDNLTWIFNLRNDATFHNGKKVTAYDVKYSLERLLSPKLSSPNTWFIDYIEGAKKFMEGMESEVKGIKVLDQYRLSIKLESPFAGFLLLLSHGCCSVMDAEELKKGNFVGCGPYVLDSYNDDEYHLVAHDNYLGGKPYCDEVEVKVGDKDSLDNFINGKYDFYIIQNKKEYETIRSHELGKNMSFVDLVGTFYVGFKLKNTSSPYTQKRMRQAINYAINKKRIIDEIFGGLATTAKCIVPPGIIPYDHVEGYEYSPEKAKRIIREEGIDLTRPLVFLSGENPHPMLKLVEEDLKAVGITCKYKKVSREELSRAHELQEGYDMYFSGWYADTLDPSSFIKPLFMPGNQTNLSAYENEQVVELVEKATQMANPKKRDEIYMEIQRIISEDAPNVPILHPQNAVCTKADVHNVNLSSLAMIKYDNIMRQ, from the coding sequence ATGTTTGACATATTTAAGAGAAAATCAAATGCCAAGGGGGACAAGCTTGAGGAGACTACATATGTTGCTGCATCATCTGAGGAGGATTCTGCAGTAGAACTTCAACTCAATTTAATCAAACAAAATGAAGAAAATTTATTGCACAATTTAGGGGGAAGAATAGAGGATTCTGCAAATCAGACTGAAAACTTGATTAATGCTATAGACTCTATAGCCAATAGAGTAGAAGAACAGGTAAGACATATATATTCGGTAGTAGATGAAATAGGGCATTATTCTGCTATGGCAGAGGAGCTTCATGCCAGTTCTAGCGATTCTTATAGGACGGCAAGTGCTACTTTAGATATTGTAGAAGAAGGAAGTAAAGCTGTTAACAATACTATTGAATCTATGGATGAAATAAACCAATCCATGTCCAATGTGTTAAATGAGATAGATAGTCTAAAGACAAGTATTGGTCAGATAGAGGACGTATTAAATATTATAAGGGGTATTGCCAAACAAACTAACTTATTAGCCCTAAATGCCAATATAGAAGCAGCTAGAGCAGGAGATGCGGGCAGAGGTTTTGCAGTTGTAGCCACTGAAGTGAAAAAACTAGCCGATAGAAGTGCTGAATCGGCAGACCATATATCGGATATTATTAAAAATATTCAAGAGAATGTAAATACCACTATTAGAGCTGTTGATGACAGCAGTATTAAAGTTCGAGAAGGTTCATCAGTAGCCCAAGAATCCCGCAAAGCTTTCCAAGAGATTGAAGAAGCTATCAAGGGTATGATTCATTTAATAAATGAGATAACAGAAGCTATTTCTACACAGACTAGTAGTCTTGAATCCATAGTTCTTTCCACTGATGAGATGCAGCAATCTTCAGAAAAGGCCATGTCTATGGTGGAAAGTGCCATGATGAATACACAATTTACAATGGCTACATTGAAAGAGTTAAATCAAGTGACCAAACTTTTAGATGGAATGACTAAAAAACTATTAGAACAACAAGAAGTTGTTGGAGAAAAGGAGCCTACAATTATAAATCTAGCCCTTTCATCACCTTTACAGACCTTAGACCCAGCTATGACCAATGTAATGGAAACCTTGAGATTTCTAAACAATATACACACAGGCCTATTAACTATAAGTGATACAGGAGATGTACTTCCCTCTATAGCTAAGAACTGGCATGTAGAGGATGATAATCTTACTTGGATATTTAATCTGCGAAATGATGCCACCTTTCATAATGGGAAAAAGGTTACAGCTTATGATGTGAAATACTCATTAGAGCGACTACTTTCACCTAAATTAAGTTCACCAAACACTTGGTTTATTGATTATATAGAAGGAGCAAAAAAATTCATGGAAGGAATGGAGAGTGAAGTTAAGGGGATTAAAGTATTAGATCAGTATAGATTATCCATCAAATTGGAGAGCCCTTTTGCTGGTTTTTTATTACTATTGTCCCATGGTTGTTGTTCAGTGATGGATGCTGAGGAGCTTAAAAAAGGGAATTTTGTAGGATGTGGTCCTTATGTATTGGATAGTTATAATGATGATGAGTATCATTTAGTAGCCCATGACAATTATCTAGGGGGAAAGCCCTATTGTGATGAAGTGGAGGTAAAAGTTGGAGACAAAGATTCTTTGGACAATTTCATAAATGGAAAGTATGACTTCTATATTATACAGAACAAAAAAGAGTACGAAACCATTAGGTCTCATGAACTAGGTAAGAATATGAGTTTTGTAGATTTGGTGGGTACTTTTTATGTAGGGTTTAAATTAAAAAATACCAGTTCACCATATACCCAAAAGAGGATGAGGCAAGCTATAAACTATGCTATAAACAAGAAGCGAATAATAGACGAGATATTTGGTGGTCTTGCAACAACAGCTAAATGCATAGTACCTCCTGGTATAATACCTTATGACCATGTGGAGGGTTATGAATACAGTCCAGAAAAGGCAAAAAGGATAATAAGGGAAGAAGGGATAGATTTGACTCGACCTTTAGTTTTTCTTTCAGGAGAAAATCCCCATCCTATGTTGAAACTAGTAGAAGAGGACTTAAAGGCTGTAGGAATTACTTGTAAATATAAAAAGGTTTCAAGAGAAGAACTTTCAAGGGCCCATGAATTACAAGAAGGCTATGATATGTACTTTTCAGGCTGGTATGCTGATACTTTAGATCCATCATCTTTTATAAAGCCTTTGTTTATGCCGGGAAATCAGACCAATCTAAGTGCTTACGAAAATGAGCAAGTGGTGGAATTAGTTGAAAAGGCAACTCAGATGGCAAATCCTAAGAAAAGGGATGAGATATATATGGAGATTCAAAGGATAATATCTGAGGATGCTCCCAATGTTCCTATACTCCATCCCCAAAATGCAGTATGTACCAAGGCAGATGTACACAATGTAAACTTGTCATCCCTAGCCATGATTAAATATGACAATATAATGCGACAGTAG
- a CDS encoding winged helix-turn-helix transcriptional regulator — protein sequence MIIDNDTTSKYRCPVEYTLEVIGGKWKSLILWCLAQGEVKRYGEIKRNINGITHKMLSQQLKDLESQGLIHREQYNQVPPKVEYWLTEKGKTLVPILEAMCQWGSEYM from the coding sequence ATGATAATAGACAATGATACTACTAGCAAATACAGATGCCCAGTGGAATATACTTTAGAGGTGATTGGGGGAAAATGGAAATCACTTATATTATGGTGTTTAGCCCAAGGTGAGGTAAAGCGATACGGAGAAATAAAAAGAAACATTAATGGAATAACTCACAAGATGTTAAGTCAGCAATTAAAAGATTTAGAGTCCCAAGGCTTAATTCATAGGGAGCAATACAATCAAGTACCACCTAAAGTTGAATATTGGCTAACTGAAAAAGGGAAAACCCTTGTGCCCATTTTAGAAGCTATGTGTCAATGGGGGAGCGAATATATGTAA